The genomic DNA CCATGAGGATCGCCCCATGTCCACCCCCCATCATCTGGCCGCCCAGCGTCTGTCCGCCCAATTCGGCTGGCGGCTTCTGACCATCCCCGACTGGGCCGCAGCCGCTTACGAGATCGACCCCTCCCCCGCCGACGACAAAGCCGCGCGCAACACCTGCCTGACTGTCTACTCGCGGACGCTTTACGAAGCCTGCCAGGACAGGAAACACCAGGAGCAAGCCTACAGCGAGCTGCATCGCTACTTATGGCCGCAAGCGTATGATCGCGACTCCGACCTGGCCGCCGACGCCACCCAGCGCGCCCTGCTCAGGATCTTCGAAGCCCTACAATCGCCCAGCTCCAACCGAGGCCCGCAATCCGCCATCGTCTTCCTGCGTTTCTGCCAGTATATGCTCTGCCAGGCCATCCGCGACGAACGCCGCCAGCGCCTGCTGGCGCCAGAGCGCGTTATTTCGCTCGATGCATCTCCGCCCGGCGAAGCCGCCGAGGGCGAAACCTGGGGCGAGAGGGTTCCCAACCCCTCGCCCTCACCGGAGGAAACGGTCGTCGCAGACGAAGCCGACACCGCCTACCAACAGCAGGTAGACGCTGTTTTGCCCCGTCTGCCCCGAACCGTGCTCGAATCGCTGCAAACCCTGTGGAAGAACCGAACCGAACGCCAGATCAGCGCCGTCGTCTTCACCTATTTCGACCAGGCCGGCGACGATGCCATCGCCACCCACCTGCACACCAACCCCAAGAACGTGCAACCGTTGCGCTCGCGCGGGCTGGACAAGGTGCACACCGAACTGAACGCCCGCCTGGCCTACGGGCAAGGAGACTACGCATGACCCCCCTTCCCTGCACCATCGACGCCGCACGCCTGCTGGCCTATCTGGATGACCCCAACGCCGCGCCCGATTTGCCGGCGCATGTGCAAGAGTGCAGGCGGTGCCAGACTCGTTTGTTGGCCATTGCCGGCGCAGCCAGGGTGCACGGCAATGACCGCTCCGACATGCGGCAGACGCAGGACGACATCCTGGCCTTGATCGATACCGAGGCGGCCGGAGTCGAGCCAGGCGATGACTTACTGCCTATCCAACTCCACTTGCTGGCGTGCTCCGATTGCTTCGCCCTATACAAGGACCTATCCGCCATGAATGAACTGATACTCACCGACGCCTTGCCCACGCCTCCCGCCCAGGCCTATCGCCCCCCCGACCTTTCCTTCTTGCGCCAACCCGTCGAGCGCCTCGTCAGCTATGTCCGGCAACAGGGCGAAACCTGGCTGCGCACCTTGCAGATCAACCTCTCGCTTGTCTTCCAGCCGCTGCAACCGGCCCCGGCGCTGAGCCAGCGCGAGGGCAAAGCGGCGGCTGAGGATCAGACCGTGCGCCAGATCACCTTTGGCGCCCAGGAATTGGAGGCGCTGGATGTCACCGTCCGGCTCACCCCCAGCGCACACACCCCCGATCTGGCCCGGATCGAAGTCCAGGCCCTCTCGTCCGACCGTCTCGACCTCGACTTCTCGGGCACGCGCGTCATCCTGCGGCTGGAGGATGGCCGCGAGGCTATGCAGGAGACGGATCTCAACGGCTGGGCCACATTCGACTTCTTCCCCGAAACCCTGCTGCGCACCGCCACCCTCGAAATCACGACCGCACACGCCATCCGCCCACCAGAATGAACGGCGCCCAAAAATACGGATGCTCGAACACCCGCTCCCTCGCTTCCCCACTCATGCCCTGCAAACGCCGCACCTCCGCCCGGATGTCCGCCGCGGGCAGACCATCGGCTGCCAGCTTCGACGCCAACTCGGCCGCCGTCATGTGGCGCAGCCATCGCTGCGCCGCTCGCAAAGCCGCCGCTGCCTCTTTGCCCGTCGCCACATCCTCGTAGAACCTTTCCATCAATAAACGGGTCGAGACATCATCTACCGGCCACAGGCTCACCAACACCGCCCTGGCCCCCGCCGCCAAAAACGCCCGCACCAGACCCATCAACTCGTCCCCGTTCAGACGCTGCGTCCGGCCCGTGTCACAGCCGCTCAGCGTCACCAGATCGGCGCGCAGGCGCATATCGGCCATGATCTGGGCGGCAGTCAGGCGGCCATCGGCCAGATCCAACCCCGACTCCAACGGCTGTCGGGCGTCGAAGCAGCCGTGGCAGGCGAAATGCAAGAGGGCGTAGTCCCCGGCCTCGGCCAGAACCCGCCCATCCGTGGCTTCGTCGCCGGTCAATAACCGGGCCGCCAGCTTGTGCGTCACTGCCTCAGCTTCGCGACGGGCATAGTTCAGATCGGGGCCGTAATGCACCACCAGGGCATGCTGCTGAGCAGCGGTCAGGCTCGTGCGATCGAGTCCAAGAAACACGCTGGCGCTGGGAGCAAGCAGGACGTCGAGGTCGGAGGCAGGTTCGAGGGGCCGATCCACCAGGGCGAGGAAGGGCAGGTAGTGAAGCACGCCATAGGGGACGATGACCACCCGCTGACGGCCTTTCAACTCGGATGCCAGCGGCGCCCACAGCATTTGGCGCAGCCCGTGCAGCAGAAAAGGCTCGTGCAGGCGACCCCTGTCATCGGGCGTCACTCGCTTCAGGCGCTCCGTTTCGCCATCGAAGGCCGCCCGCAGGCGCAGCCCCAGATCGCCGGCCAGCGGGACGATCCGCACCCAGTCGGTCGTGACGACCAAAGCCGCCGCCTGCCGCGCGGTGAGAAAATACTCGACCAGCAACGCGTCGTCGGGCAGCCGTGCTCGGATTTCCTCGGCCGATAAGGGTTGCGCCATCCCCCATCGTAGGGGCGAGGTCTCCTCGCCCTCCTTGCCCCTCTCGCCCCACTCAACCCGTCGCGCCAACAGCTCCAGGAAAGCCCGCGACTTGGCCCGTTCCAGCATCGTCAACGCCTGATCCGCCCGCCCCCGCTCCAATTCGAGTTCGACCCGCTGCTCATACACCGGCACGCGCGAGCCAAAGAAGCCGATACGCGCGGCCTGGCCCTCCAGCGGGTGCAATAGTGACTCAATCAGGCCAATGGCTTTGTCCGAAGCCCTGCCGGCGGCAGCCAGGTCGCCCAGCGCCCGTTGCGTCAGCGCCAGATTGGCCCAGACATCGGCCTCCTCGTAAGGGTCGCCGGCGGGCAGCCCGCCCAAGATACCCAACGCTTCAAGGTAACACGCTTCGGCCTGCCGCCAATCGCCCCCATGATGGTGCACCTCGCCGGTGTTGTTCAGGGCCAGAGCCAGGCTGCGCTGCGCCCCACCGGTCTGGCGACACCACTCGCTGCGGGCCTGGTAATGGGCCAAAGCGTCCTGCCAGCGTCCCTGCCATTGGGCAATGTTGCCCAGTTGCAGCTCGATGTTGGCGGCCAAGGCTTCGGCGTCGTGCCGCCGGGCCAGGCCCAGGCTGCGCCGGCAGCAGTCCAGCGCCTCTTGCAAGACCTCCGGCCCCTGTTGTCCGCGTTGGAAGGCGCGGCCGTGGGCTACGCCCAGATTGCGCAGGACTTTGGCCTCGTAGACCTCGTCGCCCAAGACCGCGAACAGCCGCAAGCTCTGCTGATTATGTTCGACCGCCGCCTGGTAGTCGCCCAGGTAATCGGCCCCGAAGGCGATCTCCAGATGGACGCGAGCCAGCAGATCCTCCGGTGGGTTGGCGGCCAGCAGCCGCTGCAATTGGCTCGCCGCCCGATCCCAGCGCGGCGGCGCTTTTTCGACCCAGACGATGCACTCCAGGTAATCGATCCATAGATCATCGACGGGCGACCGTTCCTGTTGGCGGGCCACGTGCAACAGGGCGGCGCACTCGGCCAATCGCCGTTGTTCGAGTTCGGCGAAGAAATCCTCCCGCAGGCGCTTCCGATCGAACGTCGACATCGTTACAAGACGCCAAGCCTATCCTGAGTAGAACGAAGGATCGCAATCCGAAATCCGCGATCCAAACTACAGTCTACCACACCTTCTCTCCACCCCCAACCGAGGTGTGACATGTCACACGTGCTCCGGCGCCTGCTGGCGCTCATCTTCCTGCTGATCCTGCTGCTGGGTGGCTTGGGCATCGTCGCCAGCCTGGCGCCCGCCGCCGCCACCATCACCTCGTCCGAGCCGGGCCATCGCCCCTTCCTCTTCGTCGTTCCCAACGCCGATGGCGCTTCGCTGAACGTAAAGGCGCGGCGGTTGGGCGGTTTCGATTCCCGGATCGGTTCCACCCTGCGCATTGGCCCCACGTCCTCCGAACCCGGCCACACCGACTACAACCCAAGCCAGGACGAATACACCTTCGTCCACGAAGGCGTCTGCATACCCCGCGCTGCTTGTCCGCAGATGACGGCCTTGATCACGACCACGAGCGATGGCGGCGAGCAGGTGATCCTGGGCAGCAGCGATTTCGCTCGTGAGTACGTGCCGGGAGATGTCAACCAGGAGGTCTTTGCGCAGGATGG from Caldilineales bacterium includes the following:
- a CDS encoding CHAT domain-containing protein; this encodes MSTFDRKRLREDFFAELEQRRLAECAALLHVARQQERSPVDDLWIDYLECIVWVEKAPPRWDRAASQLQRLLAANPPEDLLARVHLEIAFGADYLGDYQAAVEHNQQSLRLFAVLGDEVYEAKVLRNLGVAHGRAFQRGQQGPEVLQEALDCCRRSLGLARRHDAEALAANIELQLGNIAQWQGRWQDALAHYQARSEWCRQTGGAQRSLALALNNTGEVHHHGGDWRQAEACYLEALGILGGLPAGDPYEEADVWANLALTQRALGDLAAAGRASDKAIGLIESLLHPLEGQAARIGFFGSRVPVYEQRVELELERGRADQALTMLERAKSRAFLELLARRVEWGERGKEGEETSPLRWGMAQPLSAEEIRARLPDDALLVEYFLTARQAAALVVTTDWVRIVPLAGDLGLRLRAAFDGETERLKRVTPDDRGRLHEPFLLHGLRQMLWAPLASELKGRQRVVIVPYGVLHYLPFLALVDRPLEPASDLDVLLAPSASVFLGLDRTSLTAAQQHALVVHYGPDLNYARREAEAVTHKLAARLLTGDEATDGRVLAEAGDYALLHFACHGCFDARQPLESGLDLADGRLTAAQIMADMRLRADLVTLSGCDTGRTQRLNGDELMGLVRAFLAAGARAVLVSLWPVDDVSTRLLMERFYEDVATGKEAAAALRAAQRWLRHMTAAELASKLAADGLPAADIRAEVRRLQGMSGEARERVFEHPYFWAPFILVGGWRVRS